From Gadus morhua chromosome 14, gadMor3.0, whole genome shotgun sequence:
TTTAGCAACCAACCACCATGTAGGCCTTTAGAAGAGTTTGCCAAACCCTTCTGCCCTACATTCAGTCAGACCCAGGCTATACGCATACCCCCCTGCTCTGACATGAACACCACCACCTTCAGTTACTTAGCGGTTATATTTACATAATATATAGAGAAAAATATAGGGTTACTGGCCTCAGTGTACAGTACACAACAGCTGTCTGTAAATATTTCTGCCATGATTATCCTTTCTAAAAGTAAATGGGGTAAAGATAGCTGGAACGTGACAAGGCGCAACCAGTACAGCATGGCCTCTCACCAAGGCAGCCAAACAGATCATTTAGGGTTTATTATAGAAAAgatatagaaaaaaaagaacggGTCAGAATCGCGTTAATCCACTGGCCTATGGCTGTGGTTCTGCTGAGACAGAGGAGGCCAGAGACAAGGCTACAGAGAAGATATGTGGCCCCTCTCTTAAATGCAACTTATTGGGGTGTACAATATCAAACAAGGAATACTTTATGACTTTTTTCCGACAGTCTTCAGCAAAGTTCAAGAGTTCAGAGTTCAGCCTTCTCGAAGAGCTAAAAACAGCTCGCtggagatcccccccccccgatccgtTCATTACTCTTGCTCTCCCAAAAACCGTAAGGTGATCCCGTCTGAACGACGTCAAACATAGAGGCCCAAACACTGGCCCTCCGTGGGTCTATCGCAGAGGGCTGCTTTGGCTATTGTTGTTTCGGTTGGTTTGTATGACTTTGTCTTTAAGACTGCAAAGCTAAAAGGTACAATGGTGACCAACTATTTGTAGTGCAATACTCATCCAACAAATAAATCTTCTGAATCTTctgaaatattatttttcacCAGTGCAAATAACTATTATTCAAATATGATATCATCCTGACCAATGATAAATTAGtataaacaaaacataaatactTTTGTTCACTTGCGATCACATAGTTCATtcgcaagtaggcctacatcgtCACGTGTTTCCCGTAAACAAAATGGAAATATTcaactataaataaaaaaaatacgaaGTAAAAATATCAAGATAGGATCCACTCGGATGTGTCGAGGACAGGTAAAGTGCAGAGTTCCCCATCTCCTTCCCAACCTGCTCAAAGGCTGCGGCAGTCTATTTCTGACACCACTCAGATTCTTGGCAAGAAGTGCGTCATGGTCATGGCGGGAGACACTCGGTTTCCTCTTTTTGTTTTGCCGCTCTTGCTCAGGCCGATGAACATCCGCGGGTGAACCGCCGACTCGTAGGCGTTGTAGTTGTTGGCCAACAGCGTCTCGCGGAACTTACACTCATTGCTGTAGTGCGACTGGaatagaggagggggggggggggagaaatagCTATTATTGAGATGTCGATGGTTGAAGAGATATGAGACAAAGTAAAAAATCCCGTAGCCATGTTTATGTGTACTTTTAATTGTTAGATGATAGATATCAAACAATCGCCTCTATTTTGAGTCGTCAATATTTAGAGTGTTTCTGAATGGTCAGTGGTCAGGTTAATGAGACCGAGACTAATGAAACCACCGCGTCTCCGcaccctcctgtgtgtgtgtgtgtgtgtgtgtgtgtgtgtgtgtgtgtgtgtgtgtgtgtgtgtgtgtgtgtgtgtgtgtgtgtgtgtgtgtgtgtgtgtgtgtgtgtctgtgtgtgtgtgtgtgtgtgtgtgtgtgtgtgtgtgtctgtctgtgtgtgtgcgtttgtctggctgtgtgcgtgtgtgtctgtctgtgtgtgtgcgtttgtctggctgtgtgcgtgtgtttgcctgtgtgtgtgtgtgtgtgtgtgtgtgtgtgtgtgtgtgtgtgtgtgtgtgtgtgtgtgtgtgtgtgtgtgtgtgtgtgtgtgtgtgtgtgtgtgtgtgtgtgcctgtctgtctgcccttgtgtgcgtgagtgtgcgtgtgtgtgtgtgtgtgtgtgtgtgtgtgtgtgtgtgtgtgtgtgtgtgtgagtgtgtgtgtgttcagcttaTGGGGGTCTATTGAGCAGCACTCTGCTGGAGGACAGACGGCTCGCGGCGGCTATGCCTGGAATGGAATGCCTGTCTGGATAATGGACTACCTCCAGCTCTGAGGGTTATCCGGCCACAATGAAAACAGAGACCAACGCATGCTATTGTCCGGCATCACAAGTGGCCTAGTGGACTcttaacgccccccccccccctccaaacacacacatacgcactagGCCCCTGGTGTGTGTCGGCCCCTGGTGTGTGTCGGCCCCTGGTGTGTCGGCCCCTGGTGTGTCGGCCCCTGGTGTGTCGGCCCCTGGTGTGTCGGCCCCTGGTGTGTCGGCCCCTGGTGTGTCGGCCCCTGGTGTTTGTCGGCCCCTGGTGTGTGTCGGCCCCTGGTGTGTGTCGGCCCCTGGTGTGTGTCGGCCCCTGGTGTGTCGGCCCCTGGTGTGTCGGCCCCTGGTGTGTGCTGGCCCCTGGAGTGGGTTGGCCCCTGGTGTGTTGGCCCCTGGTGTGTGCTGGCCCCTGGAGTGGGTTGGCCCCTGGTGTGTTGGCCCCTGGTGTGTCGGCCCCTGGTGTGTTGGCCCCTGGTGTGTCGGCCCCTGGTGTGTTGGCCCCTGGTGTGTCGGCCCCTGGTGTGTTGGCCCCTGGTGTGTCGGCCCCTGGTGTGTTGGCCCCTGGTGTGTTGGCCCCTGGTGTGTGTTGGCCCCCCCGGGGTTGCCCCTGGTGGGGCCCCTGATGAAGGGCCCTGGTGTGTGATGGCCCCCCTGGGGTGACGTGGCCACTGAGTTGGCCCTTGTTGTGGCCCCTGGTGAGGGCCCCCTGGAGAGAGGCCCCCCCTGGTGCAGCCCCCTACTGGGGCCCCCTGTTGGGCATCTACCGGTGAGACGGAGGCCAGCCTCGCTCCGATGGGCGAAATCAAGTGTAATTTAAGCGGTTGACTCACGGATCCGTACAGCTTCCCCCGGCTGTTGAGCGCTACGAATAGCCCGCTGCGTCTCCCGAACAGAGTGACGATCCCCCTCTCCGTCGGGGAGATCTCCAGAAGACCTGATCCacaaggaaagaaagagaaggcgTTACGTCGAAGAGATGAGCGACAACAAGGCGTGCGTAAAAGTTGACGCTGGTGCGCCTCGATGATTCATTTAATAAACGGATCAGTGCCAAAAGCCTGTAATTTACCAATAAGGTAGATTACTTCAATGCGAATTACGCTGCCCGAGATAGGCTAATCGAAGGACTAATcgatacaatatatataattactaaTACAATAGATAATAGACTAGTGACCCACTCGCGTGGCAACCATAGCCTACTGTACACCGGATCCGATTCATGTGAGCAGACAAACATGTTGTTCCAATCCAAGCCATGAACCGGAGTGCATTTCTTTCTGACAGGTCGGATAtgagttgatgttgttgttattcTCTGAGCCCCTGAATGTCACAGAGCGAGCGTCTTTGTCTGAAACGGACATCAATTATCCCGGTCGGGCCAGCGGGGTTAATCTGCCGAAGCAGATGGATCTATAAGCGTCCTGAGTTGAGGGGCTGCCGGACACTCCTGCGTCCCTCAGATCTCTGGTTACCAGACAGTCTGAGGCACCTACCGTCACCACCTACCTCTGTCTGcagcacccacccacccacctaccTCTGAACCGCCGACCAGCCCCTACCACCTCCTGATATGGgacgtgtatttgtgtttgctaTCGGCATACATTTTATTCTGTTTCCGTGTTTTTGATTATAATGAGTCTGACATGCATGTCATTAACCTCTAAACTACCAGGTCGCCCAGAAAAATACTTTCCTCCATCAACCCAACAAACCATAAAGAACACAGCTACAGCAAGAATACAGTCAAGTCAGTAAAGTCGATACAGTCATATTCTGATGATGTTGTGGGACATGAGAATGTAAAGTGACACAACGTCAATGTTCCCAAACGGTTTCCCCCGGGCCGACTCACTGTAGCGGTTCTCGTTGTGCACCCCCGTGATCCTGCCGTCCGGAAGAACCTGGATGTGGAACCCGATGCCCACGTTGCAGTAGAGGCGCCGGAGCCGCTTGATGCCCAGCAGGTAGTCACTGTCCCGGCTGGTGTCTCGCTTCTCCCCGGGGTTCCGGGACAGGGATCGGGAGTACAGGGTCTCCCAGCGGCGCTCCGCCGTACCGTTTCCCCTCCCGGCGAACACGAACGGGGCGCACCGTGCGAGGCTGGCGACCAGTCCCAGGACCAGTACCGCCAGCAGGGCGGACTGGGAGCCCATCCTGAGCTACTGGCCTGTCGGTGGAGGGACGTCTAGCGCGCTAAAAATATCCGACCGGTGCCTTCCTTTGCGCTGAACTCCAAAGAAGAAGAAACGGAATAGGAAACAGCAGTTCAGACAGGCGTTCATTCCAAGAGGGCGACACGCGAGGCAGGCCACTTACTGGAGCGACTGGGAGGACGCACTGGGAGCGCGTGGAGTGTCCAGTATGACAACAGAGCAGAAGTTCTTACGGAGGTCAAAGTGCGACTCCAGCAGCGACGGTTAGTGGAGAGGTATTGGTCTCCTAGTCTAGTCCACTTCGGTCATGACACTCTTCGCTTGTCGACTTTATTTATATCTGCGGCGACATTACATCACGTACCGGCCACCGCATCACGGGACAGCTCCAAACCACTCCAAGGGGCACGGGAACACATGCGTAATGAACCCAAGAGGACCGACGCACTATTGAAACCGAAGAATGGCCGTCTTATCTCAAATACAACTCTGAGGTCTAGAGAAGCTGAAGAATACTTTATAGAAATGTCTTCTTTGTTGCCACTTTATCAGAACGCAGAATTCATAATTGATGTATGGAAGGATGTCAGATAGGAAGCGGCTGTATTAACAAACCGTTAAGACGGGGCAGGAGACAGTTCCATAAATGAACAATAACAGGAATAAACAAAGGTCAAACCAATCGGGAAAGGCACTAATGTAAGATTTATAgaggaaaaaaggaaataacGTTCCGGGTTCATAAGAATAGCAATGGAGAGATATAATATGATGATAGCAGTGTGATCGCCTCGCCTATAGAGGCTTTGTCTTGTGATGATCATTGTCCCTAACGTGACACAGTTTAGGCTATTTATGTATCAGCCCTTTATGCATCAATATATTATAGGCATCAATCCTTTGTATATAAATTCTATATTTATCAGCATGTAGATTTATTAGAAAATGGTTTAGTAATTAGATTAAATATTTTACCAAATTAAGGCAGTTACCTTTTCTGAAATCAATTCACTCTGGGACTATAAATCGATAAAACATTTAGTCAATTTGTGGAAATGAATACAACTAAATGGCATGGACGCACACAaccaaaaatgtgtgtgtaggcctgccTCGTATTTTGACTTATTGTCTGTACGGTATTTATTCACTGCGCATGGCACACAGGCCTCTCATTGATGGTCATCCATTCTCCATGTTCACCCAGTGATGGAGACTCTGGGATGGCGCCCCCCCCTTTACGCACACGCTGAGGTTCCGCGTGATGTCCTTTCTCACGTTCACGTTTGGTTGATCCTCAATAAACAAAAGCTTTGCTCTTTCTCTGCTGCCAATCTGAGTCCTGAGATTCGTCAGATCCCCAGAGAGACCTGGTCCCCGGGTCTAGATCGGGCCCCGGCGGTTGGGTCCGCTGCCCCTGGTCCCCGGGTCTAGATCGGGCCCCGGCGGTAAGGTCCGCTGCCCCTGGTGCCCTTAAGGGGGCTGTGATCCAGGACCTGCTGGCCCTGCAGGACGCGTCTTTTGCAGGCGGTGGGATCTGATCTCAGCGTGTATTCAGCGGGACTGCGGAGGCTTGACGGGCGAACAACAGGAGCACGCGTGCGTGTTTGTCACACGGGAGCAAAGATCAGAGTAAAGGAACGCGAAGCACCCAACATGTGTTTCAGTCCCTCTATTGTACAGTTCTACACATTCCGCTCCATGCCTGTtggatggtgttgtgttgttgaaGGATACGGCCTATATAAAGTAAAGTACATAAGGTACTGGTACTACTATGTCCAAGACTTTGGCAGTAGGTTCCAGTGTCGCTCTCCATGGTACTAACTTACTGGATTTGTTGTGCGTAAAAGTTCTCCGCATTCTAACCAGCCGATCACTTCACAGTGGTTCGTTGC
This genomic window contains:
- the fgf4 gene encoding fibroblast growth factor 4, translating into MGSQSALLAVLVLGLVASLARCAPFVFAGRGNGTAERRWETLYSRSLSRNPGEKRDTSRDSDYLLGIKRLRRLYCNVGIGFHIQVLPDGRITGVHNENRYSLLEISPTERGIVTLFGRRSGLFVALNSRGKLYGSSHYSNECKFRETLLANNYNAYESAVHPRMFIGLSKSGKTKRGNRVSPAMTMTHFLPRI